One region of Roseicitreum antarcticum genomic DNA includes:
- a CDS encoding PqiB family protein, which translates to MSDTQDPAPLDIRPAKRPLRERFSLVWAVPVLALIVSLGVAFKAYTDRGQLIEIAFPDAAGIVAGQTPLRFREVAVGMVETVRFSDDLTEVIVGVRVDNDVAPLIGEEAQFWLVQPEVSARGISRLDTVLSGSFIEGLWDAEIGERQPLYRALDRAPVARFVGGGSVVQLRTADAGGVSEGAPVLFRGLEVGELFNLRLDPAGTGALIDAFIRAPYDARLTSGTRFWDISGFSVSVGGSGLSLDVRSIASLITGGVEFSDIISGGVPVEAGQQYRLFDDEAAARDAILLDDADNFVPVSLLVDGSVQGLEVGADVTYRGLRVGRVNDFAVVVQSGVRGSREVRLQLNMTLQPARLGLRADTSYAETLGFLQERVGLGMRGRIASTGLFGTTLEVQLIEFDDIEPGVIDFRHEPFPLLPAAPSEIIDAGATAEGLLTRVGNLPIEELMQSAIRLLNAGTDLVGRDSTQQVPERLVSVLDSVALLVASEDVQAIPADARAALREFASILEEFRDAGLPDQISILVDDTASAIRAVDLAAESVPPLLQELEELARGVRTLPLDALARRADELLLTLDGLFGSEETAALPGALTDTLVELRQSLTELRDGGAVESLNLALGSARDAADAVADSAAQLPALLQRLDTVVQSVDGAVATYGARSAFNEETVAALREIRRAAAAAGSLARTLERNPNSLILGR; encoded by the coding sequence ATGAGCGATACCCAAGATCCTGCCCCCCTCGATATCCGGCCCGCCAAACGCCCGCTGCGCGAACGTTTTTCGCTGGTCTGGGCGGTGCCGGTGCTGGCGCTGATCGTGTCGCTGGGCGTCGCGTTCAAGGCATATACCGACCGGGGTCAGCTGATCGAGATCGCCTTTCCAGATGCGGCGGGCATTGTCGCGGGCCAGACGCCGCTGCGGTTTCGGGAGGTCGCTGTGGGTATGGTGGAAACCGTGCGCTTTTCCGATGATCTGACCGAGGTCATCGTAGGTGTGCGCGTCGACAACGACGTGGCCCCTCTGATCGGCGAAGAGGCACAGTTCTGGCTGGTCCAGCCCGAGGTGTCGGCGCGCGGAATCTCGCGCCTCGATACTGTTCTGTCAGGCTCTTTCATCGAAGGGCTGTGGGATGCGGAGATCGGCGAGCGCCAGCCGCTTTACCGCGCGCTGGACCGTGCGCCGGTCGCGCGCTTTGTCGGTGGTGGCAGCGTGGTGCAATTGCGCACCGCAGATGCCGGCGGCGTAAGCGAAGGCGCGCCGGTGCTGTTCCGGGGTCTGGAAGTGGGCGAGCTCTTCAACCTGCGCCTTGACCCCGCAGGTACGGGCGCATTGATCGACGCCTTCATCCGCGCACCCTACGACGCACGCCTGACCAGCGGCACGCGCTTTTGGGACATTTCGGGCTTCAGCGTGTCGGTCGGCGGGTCGGGCCTGTCACTCGACGTGCGCTCCATCGCGTCGCTTATTACTGGCGGGGTCGAATTTTCCGACATCATCTCGGGCGGGGTGCCAGTAGAAGCTGGGCAGCAATACCGGCTTTTCGATGATGAAGCGGCGGCACGCGATGCCATCTTGCTGGACGATGCCGACAATTTCGTCCCCGTTTCGCTGTTGGTCGACGGGTCGGTGCAGGGGTTGGAGGTCGGCGCGGATGTGACCTATCGCGGCCTGCGCGTGGGCCGGGTCAATGATTTTGCCGTGGTGGTGCAAAGCGGCGTACGTGGATCGCGCGAGGTGCGGCTTCAGTTGAACATGACGCTGCAACCGGCCCGGCTGGGCCTGCGCGCCGACACCAGCTATGCCGAAACGCTGGGTTTCTTGCAAGAACGCGTGGGCCTGGGGATGCGTGGGCGCATCGCCTCTACCGGGCTGTTCGGCACCACGCTGGAGGTGCAGCTGATCGAATTCGATGACATCGAACCCGGCGTGATCGACTTCCGCCACGAACCCTTCCCGCTGCTGCCCGCCGCCCCGTCCGAGATCATAGATGCAGGTGCCACCGCCGAAGGGTTGCTGACCCGGGTCGGTAACCTGCCCATTGAAGAGCTGATGCAATCCGCCATCCGACTGCTGAACGCGGGCACCGATCTTGTGGGCCGCGACAGCACGCAACAGGTACCCGAACGGCTGGTTTCGGTTCTCGACAGCGTGGCGCTGCTGGTGGCGTCGGAAGATGTGCAGGCGATCCCGGCAGATGCCCGCGCGGCCCTGCGCGAATTCGCCAGCATTCTGGAAGAATTCCGCGATGCGGGCCTGCCAGACCAGATCAGCATATTGGTCGATGACACCGCCAGCGCGATCCGCGCCGTCGATCTGGCTGCGGAATCCGTGCCGCCGCTGCTGCAAGAGCTGGAAGAACTGGCGCGCGGTGTCCGCACCCTGCCATTGGACGCACTGGCGCGCCGCGCCGATGAACTGCTGCTCACACTCGACGGGCTGTTCGGGTCCGAGGAGACCGCCGCCCTGCCCGGCGCGCTGACCGACACGCTGGTAGAGCTGCGCCAGTCGCTGACCGAATTGCGCGACGGGGGGGCGGTGGAAAGCCTCAACCTCGCGCTTGGCTCGGCGCGCGATGCCGCCGATGCCGTGGCAGACAGCGCCGCGCAACTGCCCGCGCTGCTGCAACGCCTTGATACCGTGGTGCAAAGCGTCGATGGCGCGGTGGCCACCTATGGCGCGCGGTCGGCCTTCAACGAGGAAACCGTGGCCGCCCTGCGCGAGATCCGTCGCGCCGCCGCCGCCGCAGGCTCGCTGGCGCGCACCCTTGAACGCAACCCAAATTCGCTCATCCTGGGCAGATAG
- a CDS encoding CAP domain-containing protein, which translates to MLIALAPPQIAAACTPEGFGQMAQELVARTNMDRARAGLPPLLLSPELTSVAHQHACDMHQQRYFSHTDRRGAGAPQRVHEAGIRSCWTGENIAMGQSSVAQVHRNWMASPGHRDNILRQDYAFIGIGISGPSNGRGRKRWVTIFAQPC; encoded by the coding sequence ATGCTGATTGCGCTGGCACCACCCCAGATTGCTGCCGCCTGCACGCCCGAAGGTTTCGGCCAGATGGCCCAGGAACTGGTGGCGCGCACCAACATGGACCGTGCCCGCGCAGGCCTGCCGCCGCTGCTTTTGTCGCCGGAACTGACCTCGGTGGCGCATCAACATGCCTGCGACATGCACCAACAGCGCTATTTCAGCCATACCGACAGGCGCGGCGCGGGCGCGCCGCAGCGCGTCCACGAAGCCGGCATTCGCAGTTGCTGGACCGGCGAGAATATCGCGATGGGCCAAAGCAGCGTCGCGCAGGTGCATCGCAACTGGATGGCCTCCCCCGGCCACCGCGACAATATACTGCGCCAGGATTATGCCTTTATCGGCATTGGCATTTCCGGCCCCAGCAACGGGCGCGGGCGCAAGCGCTGGGTAACGATCTTCGCCCAACCTTGCTGA
- a CDS encoding glycosyltransferase family protein, with the protein MSPSPGPGPRVSIIALAEGQGPWLLDWVLWHRLAGFDQVILCDPPGGGAADLLDALSRQGLAHGVAVPNSTDGDRAAQVRAAVNSPAAQAALDGSDWLLVAEVTDFLHAPAGLLPGLAKLTEASGLALPCVTFGSGGQAHCARRMIPARFTHRQAAGSVQRLPLRVLARYRKDWTWGLHRPALPKDEAAQWLTPGGTLRTADSLTWFLPPEDAAFTAEPGDAQPNSAQAPRINRYPLRSAEEYLLSRPAPLSAADLAEFARLNDAPTPDDSAAAQAEATTQAVASALKDPALRAAQNQQEEALRIRLAALRARPGFGHDMRALLEAMARHTPVAPLWPRQGAG; encoded by the coding sequence ATGTCGCCATCTCCCGGCCCCGGACCTCGCGTCAGCATCATCGCGCTGGCCGAAGGTCAGGGGCCGTGGCTGCTGGACTGGGTGCTTTGGCACCGGTTGGCGGGGTTTGACCAGGTCATCCTGTGCGATCCGCCGGGCGGTGGCGCGGCGGATCTGCTAGACGCGCTGTCCCGGCAGGGTCTTGCCCATGGCGTTGCCGTCCCAAACAGCACAGACGGCGACCGCGCTGCACAGGTCCGCGCGGCGGTCAACAGCCCGGCGGCCCAAGCGGCGCTGGATGGCAGCGACTGGCTTTTGGTGGCCGAGGTCACTGATTTCCTGCACGCCCCCGCCGGCCTCCTGCCCGGCCTTGCCAAACTGACCGAAGCCTCGGGGCTGGCGCTGCCATGCGTCACCTTCGGGTCCGGCGGGCAGGCGCATTGCGCCCGCCGCATGATCCCTGCCCGCTTCACCCACCGGCAAGCAGCAGGGTCCGTGCAGCGGCTGCCGTTGCGGGTCTTGGCGCGCTACCGCAAGGATTGGACATGGGGCCTGCACCGCCCCGCGCTGCCAAAGGACGAAGCAGCGCAATGGCTTACCCCCGGGGGGACCCTGCGCACCGCCGATAGCCTGACATGGTTCCTGCCCCCCGAGGATGCGGCGTTTACCGCAGAACCGGGCGACGCGCAGCCCAACAGCGCACAGGCCCCCCGGATCAACCGCTATCCGCTACGCTCGGCCGAGGAATATCTGCTCTCGCGGCCCGCCCCGCTGAGCGCCGCCGATCTGGCCGAATTCGCCCGGCTCAACGATGCGCCCACCCCCGACGACAGCGCCGCCGCGCAGGCCGAAGCCACGACGCAGGCCGTCGCTTCCGCCCTGAAAGACCCCGCATTGCGTGCCGCCCAAAACCAGCAAGAGGAAGCGCTGCGCATCCGATTGGCGGCGCTGCGCGCCCGCCCGGGCTTTGGCCATGACATGCGCGCGCTGCTGGAAGCGATGGCGCGCCATACCCCGGTGGCCCCCCTCTGGCCGCGACAGGGTGCGGGGTAG
- a CDS encoding paraquat-inducible protein A: protein MSGPAHRSGTYSTARAAGLVGCRTCGKVSPRGTTLCPRCESPLKSRDHSSVQTALAWMAAGIIAYFPANIYPMLLTTTLTDAQQSTIVGGAIELIRYGEIPVALIVLIASVAIPVGKFIAIGFLAYAVKRPGTLSGHRLQHLYDMVEFIGRWSMIDVFVVAILSALVQLGLVASINPGPAAVAFALSVIFTMLSARSFDSRLIWDAVNATPDGPAPPPGHQTGPDIDPGTARHMKDR from the coding sequence ATGAGCGGCCCCGCCCACCGCTCCGGCACCTACTCGACAGCGCGCGCCGCCGGTCTGGTTGGCTGCCGCACCTGCGGCAAGGTCTCTCCCCGGGGCACGACGCTGTGCCCACGGTGCGAAAGCCCGCTGAAAAGCCGCGACCATTCTTCAGTACAGACGGCGCTGGCGTGGATGGCGGCAGGAATTATCGCCTATTTCCCGGCGAACATCTACCCAATGCTGCTGACCACCACCCTGACCGATGCCCAGCAAAGCACCATTGTCGGCGGCGCGATCGAGCTGATCCGCTACGGCGAAATCCCTGTGGCACTGATCGTGCTGATCGCATCGGTCGCGATCCCGGTGGGCAAGTTCATCGCCATCGGCTTTCTCGCCTATGCGGTAAAACGGCCCGGCACGCTGTCGGGCCACCGGTTGCAACACCTCTACGATATGGTGGAGTTCATCGGCCGATGGTCGATGATCGACGTGTTCGTCGTGGCGATTTTATCGGCATTGGTGCAATTGGGGCTGGTCGCCTCGATCAATCCCGGGCCTGCGGCGGTTGCCTTTGCCCTGTCGGTGATCTTTACCATGCTTTCAGCGCGCTCGTTTGATTCGCGGCTGATCTGGGATGCGGTCAACGCGACACCGGACGGCCCCGCGCCCCCTCCCGGACACCAAACCGGCCCAGATATCGACCCCGGCACCGCCCGGCACATGAAGGACCGTTGA
- a CDS encoding lipid-binding SYLF domain-containing protein, producing MTSPTLRTPHPTHLTTSNRRNFMAGGAALALLAACGNPVGGTGAARLDARVDASRDFLMQNYPGMRELFDKAHGILYIPVVTEAGLFVGGSYGQGALRINNVTVDYFAATRASVGFQIGAQQYAHALFFMTSQALTEFRQSEGWAGSADLRYALPDRGGSMGAETTTQFAPVVAVVFGQAGLIAGASLAGVRYNRIIP from the coding sequence ATGACCAGCCCCACCTTGCGAACCCCGCACCCCACACATCTCACCACGTCCAACCGCCGCAACTTCATGGCGGGTGGCGCCGCGCTGGCGCTGCTGGCGGCCTGCGGCAATCCGGTGGGCGGCACTGGTGCAGCGCGGCTGGACGCACGCGTCGATGCCTCGCGCGATTTTCTGATGCAGAACTACCCCGGCATGCGTGAGCTTTTCGACAAGGCCCACGGCATTCTGTACATTCCCGTCGTGACCGAGGCCGGGCTGTTCGTCGGCGGCAGCTACGGGCAGGGCGCACTGCGGATCAACAATGTGACGGTGGATTACTTCGCCGCCACCCGCGCCAGCGTCGGATTTCAGATCGGCGCGCAGCAATATGCCCATGCGCTGTTCTTCATGACCTCGCAGGCCCTGACCGAATTCCGCCAGTCCGAAGGCTGGGCAGGCAGCGCCGACCTGCGCTATGCACTCCCTGATCGCGGTGGCAGCATGGGGGCGGAAACCACCACGCAATTCGCCCCTGTCGTGGCTGTGGTCTTCGGGCAGGCAGGGCTGATTGCCGGCGCGTCGCTGGCAGGCGTTCGCTACAACCGCATCATCCCCTGA
- the eno gene encoding phosphopyruvate hydratase, whose amino-acid sequence MSTIIEIIGREILDSRGNPTVEVDVILEDGTMGRAAVPSGASTGAHEAVELRDGDKSRYFGKGVLDAVAAVNSELAEALVGFDATEQEAIDKVMIEVDTTPNKGRLGANAILGVSLAVAKAAADFTAQPLYRYIGGTSARTLPVPMMNIINGGEHADNPIDIQEFMIMPVAATSIREAVRMGSEVFHTLKKELHAAGLSTGIGDEGGFAPNISSTREALDFILKSIEKAGYKPGEDIYLALDCAATEYFKGGKYEMVGEGKSLTRAENVAYLEALVNDYPIISIEDGCSEDDWEGWKLLTDAIGDRCQLVGDDLFVTNPVRIAEGIAKGCGNALLVKVNQIGTLSETLAAVAMAQRAGMNCVMSHRSGETEDTTIADLAVATNCGQIKTGSLARSDRLAKYNQLIRIEEALGETAVYAGRSILRG is encoded by the coding sequence ATGAGCACCATTATCGAAATCATCGGCCGTGAGATCCTTGACAGCCGCGGAAATCCGACGGTCGAGGTGGACGTGATCCTGGAAGACGGCACAATGGGCCGGGCCGCCGTCCCCTCGGGCGCCTCCACCGGCGCACATGAGGCCGTCGAACTGCGCGACGGCGACAAATCGCGTTATTTCGGCAAGGGTGTGCTGGATGCCGTGGCGGCGGTGAACAGCGAACTGGCCGAGGCGCTGGTAGGGTTTGACGCCACCGAACAAGAAGCCATCGACAAGGTGATGATCGAAGTCGACACCACCCCCAACAAGGGCCGTCTGGGCGCGAATGCCATTCTGGGTGTGTCGTTGGCGGTGGCCAAGGCGGCAGCGGATTTCACCGCACAACCCCTTTACCGCTACATCGGCGGCACGTCGGCGCGTACTCTGCCGGTGCCGATGATGAACATCATCAACGGTGGCGAACATGCCGACAACCCGATCGACATTCAGGAATTCATGATCATGCCGGTTGCGGCCACCAGCATCCGCGAGGCGGTGCGCATGGGGTCCGAAGTCTTCCACACGCTGAAGAAGGAACTGCATGCCGCGGGTCTGTCCACCGGCATCGGCGATGAAGGCGGCTTTGCCCCCAATATCTCCAGCACGCGCGAAGCCCTCGATTTCATCCTGAAATCCATCGAAAAGGCAGGGTACAAACCCGGCGAAGATATCTATCTGGCGCTGGACTGCGCGGCGACCGAATACTTCAAGGGCGGCAAGTACGAGATGGTCGGCGAGGGCAAATCCCTGACGCGCGCCGAGAATGTCGCGTATCTTGAGGCGCTGGTGAATGACTATCCCATCATCTCGATCGAAGACGGGTGTTCGGAAGATGACTGGGAAGGCTGGAAACTGCTGACCGACGCCATCGGCGACCGGTGCCAATTGGTGGGCGACGACCTTTTTGTCACCAACCCCGTGCGCATTGCCGAAGGCATCGCGAAGGGCTGCGGCAACGCGCTTTTGGTCAAGGTCAACCAGATCGGCACGCTGTCGGAAACCCTCGCCGCCGTGGCCATGGCGCAGCGCGCGGGCATGAACTGCGTGATGTCGCACCGCTCGGGCGAGACCGAGGACACCACCATCGCCGATCTGGCGGTTGCCACCAATTGCGGGCAGATCAAGACCGGCTCACTTGCGCGGTCCGACCGGCTGGCAAAGTACAACCAGTTGATCCGTATCGAGGAAGCTCTGGGTGAAACCGCCGTCTATGCCGGGCGCAGCATCCTGCGCGGCTGA
- a CDS encoding PqiC family protein: MNRRFPLILSAVLALAACSDAQDVARYLIEPPVSGQTVPNRIGTTELREVRLPDYAAGQEIALQAEDGTLRAGPSNIWADDPVLGITTTLARQITAVSGATVIVEPWPLQDLPPRRLEVRIDRMVARNDGRYRLSGQYFLVPVSGSGSDIVRRFDITVPMAAQEYGAIADASARALDTLARQIAQLQ, from the coding sequence TTGAACCGTCGTTTTCCCCTGATCCTATCCGCAGTGCTGGCGCTGGCCGCTTGTTCCGACGCCCAGGACGTGGCGCGCTACCTGATCGAGCCACCGGTCAGCGGGCAGACCGTGCCCAACCGCATCGGCACGACCGAACTGCGCGAGGTGCGGTTGCCCGATTATGCGGCGGGTCAGGAGATTGCACTTCAGGCTGAAGACGGCACCCTGCGCGCCGGGCCGTCAAACATCTGGGCCGACGATCCTGTGCTGGGCATCACCACGACACTGGCGCGCCAGATCACCGCCGTCAGCGGCGCTACTGTGATCGTCGAACCCTGGCCGCTGCAAGACCTGCCGCCGCGTCGGCTGGAAGTGCGCATCGACCGCATGGTCGCGCGCAACGATGGCCGCTACCGCCTGAGCGGGCAGTATTTCCTGGTTCCGGTATCGGGCAGCGGCAGCGATATCGTGCGCCGCTTCGACATCACGGTGCCAATGGCCGCCCAGGAATACGGCGCCATCGCTGACGCCAGTGCGCGCGCGCTCGACACGCTGGCGCGTCAGATCGCGCAGTTGCAGTAG
- a CDS encoding paraquat-inducible protein A translates to MPVATVARDLDDLIACPHCDTLHRVTPLAPGEQARCSQCGHRLIAPRRDAFLQVIAMGITVAILMLGALFHPFIAISVSGMTRRTSVFDAALSFSSGVLLPLTVLTVAFIILIPVMRAAALVYVLVPLVRDRPAARYAKPMLRFAEFLHPWSMAEIFIISVAVALVKVAGLAMVTFGPAFYTFVALVIVVAVQDLFMCNFSIWQALERSESSDDSRRATA, encoded by the coding sequence GTGCCTGTTGCGACCGTGGCGCGTGATCTGGACGACCTGATCGCCTGCCCGCATTGCGACACGCTGCACCGGGTGACGCCGCTGGCGCCGGGCGAACAGGCGCGGTGCAGCCAGTGCGGCCACCGCCTGATTGCGCCGCGCCGCGATGCCTTCTTGCAGGTCATCGCCATGGGCATCACCGTGGCCATCTTGATGCTGGGCGCCCTTTTTCACCCCTTCATCGCCATCTCGGTTTCCGGCATGACGCGGCGCACGTCGGTGTTTGACGCGGCGCTCAGTTTTTCCAGCGGGGTGCTGTTGCCGCTGACAGTGCTGACCGTCGCCTTCATCATCTTGATCCCGGTGATGCGCGCGGCGGCGCTGGTATATGTGTTGGTGCCGTTGGTGCGCGACCGGCCCGCCGCGCGCTATGCCAAGCCGATGCTGCGCTTTGCCGAGTTTCTGCACCCCTGGTCGATGGCCGAGATTTTCATCATCAGCGTCGCCGTGGCGCTGGTAAAGGTGGCGGGGCTGGCCATGGTCACCTTCGGCCCGGCGTTCTACACCTTCGTCGCGCTCGTCATCGTGGTCGCTGTGCAAGATCTCTTCATGTGCAACTTCAGCATATGGCAGGCGCTGGAACGGTCAGAATCGTCGGACGATAGCCGCAGGGCAACCGCATGA
- a CDS encoding DMT family transporter — protein MTENLRGAILMVLAMAAFATEDVFIKIISDALPLGQILILLGIGGGILFSIVLLRIRRPLFPRALWSRPVVLRNLCEMVGTTGFVSAIVLTPLSSASAILQALPLAVTLGAALFLGEDVGWRRWSAIIVGFCGVLLVLRPGLQGFEPASLLAVVGVFGLAGRDLATRRIPATLSSWQVSAWGFLSVIPAGAMLLVWGQQAPAMPDPLNVLLLVLALTSGMVGYYMLVASVRLGQIAVITPFRYSRLLFAMVLGVAVFGERPDALTYMGAAIIVCAGLYTIIREQRLRRSSPAPQAGV, from the coding sequence ATGACTGAGAACCTGCGCGGCGCGATCTTGATGGTGCTGGCCATGGCGGCCTTCGCCACCGAGGATGTGTTCATCAAGATCATTTCGGATGCCCTGCCGCTGGGCCAGATCCTGATCTTGCTGGGCATCGGCGGCGGCATCTTGTTTTCCATCGTCTTGCTGCGCATCCGGCGCCCGTTGTTTCCCCGCGCGCTCTGGAGTCGCCCCGTCGTGCTGCGCAACCTGTGCGAGATGGTGGGCACCACCGGCTTTGTCAGCGCCATCGTGCTGACGCCCTTGTCCAGCGCCTCGGCGATCCTTCAGGCGTTGCCGCTGGCGGTGACGCTGGGCGCGGCGTTGTTTTTGGGTGAGGATGTGGGGTGGCGACGCTGGAGCGCGATCATCGTGGGGTTCTGCGGCGTGCTGCTGGTGCTGCGCCCGGGACTGCAGGGGTTTGAGCCCGCGTCGCTATTGGCAGTCGTCGGCGTCTTCGGCCTTGCCGGACGCGACCTGGCGACGCGGCGCATCCCGGCCACCCTCAGCAGTTGGCAAGTCTCGGCCTGGGGGTTTTTGTCGGTGATCCCGGCGGGCGCGATGCTGTTGGTGTGGGGCCAGCAGGCCCCTGCAATGCCGGACCCATTGAATGTGCTGCTGCTGGTGCTGGCGCTGACTTCCGGGATGGTGGGATATTACATGCTGGTCGCTTCGGTCCGGCTGGGCCAGATTGCGGTCATCACGCCCTTCCGCTATAGCCGCTTGCTGTTTGCGATGGTGCTGGGCGTCGCCGTCTTCGGTGAACGCCCTGACGCGCTGACCTATATGGGCGCAGCAATCATCGTTTGCGCCGGGCTTTACACGATCATCCGCGAACAGCGGCTTCGCAGGTCTTCCCCCGCGCCGCAAGCCGGGGTATAG
- a CDS encoding DNA alkylation repair protein: MPDRLTVDTALDALRAAGDPGVAAEQAAYHKTSRAFFGVRVPVIDDMARGWRQRISLPARLELAAGLWDSDVHEGRVAAAKLLTQARIRPDDSGAWALIVDWAEGFDSWALADHACAAGARRLVADPARVDVVADWTLHPNLWTRRAALVITLPWARLNHPSAHDTAIRERVLDWAATYVPDRDWFIQKAIATWLRELSKHDRARSTAFLEAHGAAMKPFAAREAAAHLTDRPEKPPLP, translated from the coding sequence ATGCCTGATCGCCTGACCGTAGATACCGCGCTCGACGCCCTGCGCGCCGCGGGCGACCCTGGTGTAGCCGCCGAACAGGCCGCCTATCACAAGACGTCGCGCGCGTTCTTCGGCGTGCGCGTACCGGTGATCGACGACATGGCGCGCGGCTGGCGGCAACGCATAAGCCTCCCCGCCCGGCTGGAGCTTGCGGCAGGCCTGTGGGACAGCGACGTGCATGAGGGGCGCGTCGCAGCAGCGAAACTTCTGACGCAGGCGCGCATCCGCCCCGATGACAGCGGCGCCTGGGCGCTGATCGTGGACTGGGCCGAAGGGTTCGACAGTTGGGCGCTCGCCGATCACGCCTGCGCGGCGGGCGCGCGGCGGCTGGTGGCCGACCCTGCGCGGGTGGATGTGGTGGCGGATTGGACCTTGCACCCCAACCTGTGGACCCGGCGCGCAGCGCTGGTCATCACCCTGCCCTGGGCGCGGCTCAACCACCCCTCGGCGCACGATACCGCGATCCGCGAGCGGGTTTTGGATTGGGCCGCAACCTATGTGCCCGATCGGGACTGGTTCATCCAGAAGGCGATTGCCACCTGGCTTCGCGAGTTGTCGAAACACGACCGCGCCCGCAGCACGGCGTTTCTGGAGGCGCATGGCGCCGCGATGAAACCCTTTGCCGCGCGCGAGGCCGCGGCACATCTGACCGACCGGCCGGAAAAACCGCCCCTGCCCTGA
- a CDS encoding pyridoxamine 5'-phosphate oxidase family protein, with product MAKQFDSLTDDHRSIIAAQQMFFTGTAAREGRVNISPKGMDCLRVLSDNRVIWLSVTGSGNETAGHLADSPRMTLMFVSFDTRPMILRLYGTARAVYPHDSAWADLIGHFPPLPGTRQIYDMQVEMVQTSCGYAVPFYEHTGPRDTLKTWAEGKGDAGVHAYWAEKNQHTINGLPTGILSANADTQDA from the coding sequence ATGGCCAAGCAGTTCGACAGCCTGACCGACGATCACCGCAGCATCATCGCAGCGCAGCAGATGTTCTTCACCGGCACCGCCGCGCGTGAGGGCCGGGTGAATATCTCGCCAAAGGGGATGGATTGCCTGCGCGTCCTGTCCGATAATCGTGTCATCTGGCTGTCGGTCACCGGGTCGGGGAATGAGACGGCGGGGCATCTGGCCGACAGCCCCCGCATGACGTTGATGTTCGTGTCCTTCGACACCCGCCCGATGATCTTGCGGCTTTATGGTACTGCGCGGGCGGTATATCCGCATGATTCCGCATGGGCAGACCTGATCGGCCACTTCCCCCCCCTGCCCGGGACGCGCCAGATCTATGACATGCAGGTCGAGATGGTTCAGACATCTTGCGGCTATGCAGTGCCGTTCTACGAGCACACCGGCCCGCGCGACACGCTCAAGACCTGGGCCGAGGGCAAGGGTGACGCGGGTGTGCACGCCTATTGGGCCGAGAAAAATCAACACACGATCAACGGTCTGCCCACCGGCATCCTGTCGGCCAATGCGGATACGCAAGATGCCTGA
- the moaA gene encoding GTP 3',8-cyclase MoaA, which yields MHTPLIDPFARPISYLRVSVTDRCDFRCAYCMAENMTFLPKKELLTLEELDRMCSAFIGLGVEKLRITGGEPLVRRDIMRFFDAMTRHLDRGALRELTLTTNGSQLRKYARDLYACGVRRVNVSLDTLDDAKFARITRWGRLAQVLDGIDAAQTAGLRVKINAVALKGFNEDELFHLTDWCAARAMDLTFIEVMPMGDLGGEDRQDQYWPLRDLRARLAERFTLVDLAERTGGPARYVQLAETGQKVGFITPLTHNFCESCNRVRLTCTGELYMCLGQEDMADLRAPLRASAEDGPLVDAIRAAIARKPKGHDFDYTRQGISGQMTRHMSHTGG from the coding sequence ATGCATACCCCCCTGATCGATCCATTTGCCCGACCCATCAGCTATTTGCGCGTCTCGGTGACGGATCGCTGCGATTTTCGCTGTGCCTATTGCATGGCAGAAAACATGACCTTCTTGCCAAAGAAGGAACTGCTGACGCTGGAAGAACTGGACCGGATGTGTTCGGCCTTCATCGGGCTCGGGGTGGAAAAGCTGCGCATCACCGGCGGCGAACCTTTGGTGCGCCGCGACATCATGCGCTTTTTTGACGCAATGACCCGGCATCTGGATCGGGGAGCGCTGCGCGAACTGACGCTGACCACCAATGGCTCGCAATTGCGGAAATACGCGCGCGATCTTTACGCGTGCGGGGTGCGGCGGGTGAATGTCTCGCTCGACACGCTGGATGATGCGAAATTCGCGCGCATCACGCGCTGGGGACGCTTGGCGCAGGTGCTGGACGGCATCGACGCTGCGCAAACTGCGGGTCTGCGGGTAAAGATCAACGCCGTGGCGCTGAAGGGTTTCAATGAGGATGAGCTGTTTCATCTGACCGATTGGTGCGCGGCACGGGCGATGGACCTGACGTTTATCGAGGTGATGCCGATGGGTGATCTGGGCGGCGAGGACCGGCAGGACCAGTACTGGCCGCTGCGCGACCTGCGCGCACGGTTGGCAGAGCGCTTTACGCTGGTCGATCTGGCGGAACGCACCGGCGGTCCGGCGCGATATGTGCAACTGGCCGAGACCGGGCAGAAAGTCGGTTTTATCACGCCGCTGACGCACAATTTCTGTGAAAGCTGCAACCGTGTGCGGCTGACCTGCACGGGGGAGCTGTACATGTGCCTGGGTCAGGAGGACATGGCCGACCTGCGCGCGCCGCTGCGTGCCAGTGCCGAAGATGGTCCGTTGGTGGACGCGATCCGCGCTGCGATTGCGCGCAAGCCGAAGGGGCATGATTTCGACTATACGCGTCAAGGAATCAGCGGCCAGATGACCCGGCACATGAGCCACACGGGCGGTTGA